In Candidatus Kaistella beijingensis, a genomic segment contains:
- a CDS encoding RNA-binding S4 domain-containing protein: MRIDKFLWSIRFYKTRSIAADEIKKNKVSLGGNVVKSSKEVKEGDVLKIKKNQIEYQIKILQVPKSRIGPKLVPLHIEDKTDKQQYEVLQLRKLNQEYYRNRGEGRPTKKDRRDLEDFTGGVDASQMDKDDWELFFREVDDSNED; this comes from the coding sequence ATGAGAATTGATAAATTTTTGTGGAGTATACGTTTTTATAAAACAAGAAGTATTGCCGCTGACGAAATTAAGAAGAACAAGGTTTCACTTGGGGGAAATGTGGTGAAATCTTCGAAAGAAGTGAAAGAGGGTGATGTGCTGAAAATCAAAAAAAATCAAATCGAATATCAAATCAAAATATTACAGGTGCCTAAAAGTAGAATAGGGCCAAAATTGGTTCCCCTGCACATTGAAGATAAAACTGATAAACAACAGTATGAAGTTTTGCAGCTAAGGAAACTTAATCAGGAATATTACCGCAACCGCGGAGAAGGGAGACCTACAAAAAAAGACCGCCGTGATCTGGAGGATTTTACCGGTGGCGTAGATGCTTCGCAAATGGATAAGGACGACTGGGAACTATTTTTCCGTGAGGTCGATGACAGCAATGAAGATTAA
- the recO gene encoding DNA repair protein RecO — MVNISGFLLSYLKYGDNHAVLHCFTSENGYQSFFAKGIYSAKSKKKPYLFPLNLLNITVSNSKVKTNVQSISNIELISGFSEMMGVKSSSPLFFVAEFLNNVLREEQKNRELFDAILKLQNEIFQNNITSYASFLFHFLIISGVSPLLKKGAYLNPETGIFGDEISHHLFDEQTSAIWKKFLTEDIYQIQLKRTDRNLFVDSLMVYFTYHFSEFRVPKSLEILRQVYE, encoded by the coding sequence ATGGTAAACATCAGCGGTTTTCTGCTTTCTTATCTTAAATATGGCGATAATCATGCAGTGCTGCATTGCTTCACCTCCGAAAATGGATATCAAAGTTTTTTTGCGAAAGGCATTTATTCCGCGAAAAGTAAGAAGAAGCCGTATCTTTTCCCATTAAATTTACTTAATATCACTGTTTCCAACAGTAAGGTTAAAACGAACGTGCAGTCGATTTCTAACATAGAGTTGATTTCGGGTTTTTCGGAAATGATGGGGGTGAAGAGCAGCTCACCACTTTTTTTTGTGGCCGAATTTTTAAACAATGTTCTGCGGGAAGAACAAAAAAACCGTGAACTGTTTGATGCTATCCTAAAACTTCAGAACGAGATTTTTCAAAACAACATCACTTCATACGCTTCTTTTCTCTTTCATTTTCTAATCATATCGGGTGTTTCTCCCTTACTAAAGAAAGGAGCTTACCTTAACCCTGAAACTGGAATTTTCGGAGACGAAATCTCTCATCATCTTTTTGATGAGCAAACATCAGCAATTTGGAAAAAGTTTTTAACCGAAGATATTTATCAGATCCAGTTGAAAAGAACTGATAGGAATTTATTCGTAGACTCTTTGATGGTGTACTTCACCTATCACTTTAGTGAATTTCGAGTTCCAAAATCATTGGAAATCCTTCGTCAAGTGTATGAATAG
- a CDS encoding glycogen/starch synthase gives MANQKILYVTTEMFPYQEDSNMATLVSNMALKMHQQGNDVRVFMPRFGQISERKFQLHEVIRLSGMNIIINDLDQPLIIKVASLPGERLQVYFIDNEEYFKRKQYYFDEDGKPFEDNDERAIFFARGVIETIKKLNWVPDVIHLNGWMASFIPIYLKSFYKNDSYFKDSKLVLSVYNEEEGDLPATTEEKMKFDNINSLNAFKKPSFQGFVIESMDLVDIVVKGDEFLEEPLENAFNKTKTSKSEYLDADSINQLY, from the coding sequence ATGGCGAACCAAAAAATATTATATGTTACCACAGAGATGTTTCCTTACCAAGAAGACAGCAATATGGCAACATTGGTGAGCAATATGGCGCTCAAAATGCACCAGCAAGGAAATGATGTGCGGGTTTTTATGCCAAGATTTGGGCAAATAAGCGAAAGAAAATTCCAGCTCCACGAGGTGATTAGACTTTCTGGAATGAACATTATTATTAATGATCTGGATCAGCCTTTAATAATCAAAGTAGCATCTTTGCCTGGTGAAAGACTTCAGGTTTATTTCATCGATAACGAAGAGTACTTCAAGAGAAAGCAGTATTACTTTGATGAGGATGGAAAACCTTTTGAGGATAATGATGAAAGAGCGATTTTCTTTGCTAGAGGGGTCATAGAAACCATTAAGAAATTAAACTGGGTTCCTGATGTGATTCACTTGAACGGATGGATGGCCTCATTCATTCCGATTTACCTTAAATCTTTCTACAAAAACGATTCGTACTTCAAAGATTCTAAATTGGTTCTTTCTGTTTATAACGAGGAAGAGGGCGATTTGCCTGCGACAACCGAAGAAAAAATGAAGTTCGACAATATCAATTCACTTAATGCGTTTAAAAAACCTAGCTTCCAAGGCTTTGTAATAGAAAGTATGGATCTGGTTGATATCGTTGTTAAAGGTGACGAATTCTTGGAGGAGCCGCTTGAAAATGCTTTCAATAAAACCAAGACCTCAAAAAGCGAGTATCTGGACGCAGATTCAATCAATCAATTGTATTAA
- the panC gene encoding pantoate--beta-alanine ligase, with the protein MEIFRTRKTLQDYIERQKEMGKKIGFAPTMGALHKGHISLYETARKQNDLVISSIFVNPTQFNNPEDLEKYPRNIENDIRILKESGFVDAVYIPEVADLYPEIVESKEYDFDGLENEMEGKFRPGHFNGVGTVVEELLRQVHPDNAYFGEKDYQQLAIIRKLVEKLKLPIQIHGVPIYREDNGLAMSSRNQRLSSSQRDAAKIIHETLVKVNDWFRVITVSEIYDRVKEIFEDQRGMVLEYFEIAEESTLKETDFFYKDKNYRAFIVVFVGEVRLIDNMHLD; encoded by the coding sequence ATGGAAATTTTCAGAACCCGTAAAACACTACAGGATTACATTGAAAGGCAGAAGGAAATGGGAAAAAAAATCGGATTTGCTCCTACAATGGGTGCGCTGCACAAAGGCCACATTTCACTTTATGAAACCGCCAGAAAGCAAAACGATCTTGTGATCTCCTCTATTTTCGTCAACCCTACACAGTTCAACAATCCTGAAGATCTGGAAAAATATCCCAGAAATATTGAAAATGACATTAGGATACTGAAGGAGTCAGGATTTGTAGATGCGGTATATATCCCGGAAGTTGCAGATCTCTATCCGGAAATAGTAGAAAGCAAAGAATATGATTTCGACGGATTGGAAAATGAGATGGAAGGGAAATTTCGCCCAGGACATTTCAACGGAGTGGGTACGGTAGTGGAAGAATTATTACGACAAGTACATCCCGACAATGCGTATTTTGGAGAAAAGGATTATCAGCAATTAGCCATTATTAGAAAATTGGTTGAAAAGTTGAAATTGCCCATCCAAATCCATGGCGTCCCAATTTATAGAGAAGATAACGGACTTGCCATGAGCTCCAGAAATCAAAGGTTGAGCTCCAGCCAAAGAGATGCTGCCAAAATAATCCATGAGACTTTAGTAAAAGTTAACGACTGGTTTCGGGTAATCACAGTTTCAGAAATCTATGACCGAGTAAAAGAAATATTTGAAGATCAAAGAGGAATGGTCCTGGAATACTTTGAGATTGCGGAAGAATCTACTTTAAAAGAGACCGATTTTTTCTACAAGGACAAAAATTACAGGGCTTTTATTGTGGTTTTTGTGGGTGAAGTAAGGTTGATCGACAATATGCATCTTGATTAA
- a CDS encoding shikimate kinase — protein MIISLIGYMGSGKSHIAKLLSDRLGIKLIDLDKEISKKNKMTIAEMFQKKGEIFFRRQERALLEEIVATEDSCILSLGGGTPAYYNNMELINQNSESIFLRTSVKNLTERLLKQKHKRPLIANISDQDLPEFIAKHLFERNIFYNKAKYTVNTDDKTPEMVVEELCDLL, from the coding sequence ATGATAATTTCTCTTATCGGTTACATGGGCAGCGGTAAATCGCACATTGCCAAACTTTTGAGCGACAGACTTGGGATCAAATTAATTGATCTAGATAAAGAAATTTCTAAAAAAAATAAAATGACCATCGCTGAAATGTTCCAAAAAAAAGGGGAGATTTTCTTCAGAAGGCAAGAAAGAGCACTTTTGGAAGAGATTGTTGCCACCGAGGACAGCTGCATTTTAAGTCTGGGTGGTGGTACTCCTGCGTACTATAACAATATGGAGTTAATCAATCAAAATTCCGAAAGCATATTCTTGAGGACGTCTGTAAAAAATCTTACAGAAAGGCTATTGAAACAAAAGCACAAAAGACCGTTGATTGCAAATATTTCAGACCAAGATCTGCCTGAATTTATCGCTAAGCACCTTTTTGAAAGAAATATTTTCTACAATAAAGCAAAATATACCGTAAATACTGACGACAAAACCCCGGAAATGGTCGTTGAAGAATTGTGCGACTTACTTTAA